The following are encoded together in the Nyctibius grandis isolate bNycGra1 chromosome 5, bNycGra1.pri, whole genome shotgun sequence genome:
- the LOC137663431 gene encoding solute carrier organic anion transporter family member 1C1-like — protein sequence MDSSITAGQFKDKPFFQDSNGSTVPAKTVCHNCSKLKIFLGALAFSFFAKGFSGSYMKSMSSQIERRFEISSSIVGIIDGSFEIGNLMVMVLVSYLGPRVHRPKVIAVGCLIMSLGAFLSVMPQFLMGRYNYERITVTVDNSSTSVSACSPASSVGRPFTDATETPSAMKNFGCEKTTDSYLWLFVLMGNLLRGIGEAPVMPLGVSYIDDFSKEENSAFYIGLVRSSGMFGPTLGFLLGSFCASLWVDIGVVDIDAISINPKDTRWVGAWWLGLLICGAVNFIASLPFWFLPYSLPKEGENKNLKINNFHIQGDHCKIDPTVQPQLKFSEAVKDFLPALKKLFGNPVFLVYIFLTILQYNSLVGMITYETKFMEQQFNVSVARAIFLIGVILLPITILGMFLGGFLIKKFKLHITEMAKFACITFIVAYLLNLLYFTCSCEVLQVAGLTAPYSGLKHLSSPKNNFMASCNADCGCKLDQWDPVCGDNGITYMTACFAGCKSSTGMGKNMVFHNCSCVEGQGHGLGNSSAVLGQCQRESCTKAFPYFLALQTACAFILALGGTPTYMIMFRSVSPDLKSFAVGIETLVGRVLGGLPAPIYFGALIDETCLKWGTKNCGGSGSCRVYDTKAFRNVYLGLIAGLRAGCCLLYIVLSILIMKHFKPDGKEMTDIKNTERSTSKEPATANKKEILPGARTSEESEETCM from the exons ATGGACAGCTCAATCACTGCTGGCCAATTTAAAGACAAGCCATTCTTCCAGGACAGCAATGGCAGCACAGTTCCTGCCAAGACAGTGTGCCATAATTGTTCAAAGCTAAAG atATTTCTTGGAGCTctagctttttccttttttgccaaAGGATTTTCTGGAAGCTACATGAAGAGCATGTCCAGTCAAATTGAAAGGAGATTTGAAATCTCATCATCAATTGTTGGCATTATTGATGGCAGCTTTGAGATAG GTAACTTAATGGTAATGGTGTTGGTGAGCTACCTTGGACCAAGAGTTCATCGACCAAAAGTAATTGCTGTTGGGTGTCTCATCATGTCCTTGGGAGCATTTTTGTCAGTGATGCCTCAGTTTCTAATGGGACG TTATAATTATGAAAGGATAACTGTTACTGTGGACAACTCCTCTACAAGTGTATCAGCTTGCTCCCCAGCATCATCTGTGGGCCGTCCATTCACGGATGCTACAGAAACACCCAGTGCAATGAAAAATTTTG GATGTGAGAAAACAACAGATTCCTATCTATGGCTCTTTGTGTTGATGGGGAACCTTTTACGTGGAATTGGGGAAGCACCAGTTATGCCACTGGGGGTTTCCTATATTGATgatttttctaaagaagaaaactcaGCATTTTACATAG GCCTGGTGAGATCCTCGGGAATGTTTGGGCCCACCCTGGGCTTCCTGCTTGGATCTTTCTGTGCCAGCCTCTGGGTTGATATCGGCGTTGTGGATATCG aTGCCATCAGCATAAATCCTAAGGATACCCGTTGGGTTGGTGCCTGGTGGCTTGGATTGCTCATCTGTGGAGCAGTCAACTTCATTGCTTCATTGCCTTTCTGGTTTCTGCCTTACTCCTTACCAAAAGAAGGAGAGAATAAAAACCTGAAGATTAATAATTTCCATATTCAAGGAGATCACTGTAAAATAGACCCCACAGTTCAGCCACAGTTGAAGTTCTCAGAGGCAGTAAAAG ATTTCCTCCCAGCTCTGAAGAAGCTGTTTGGAAATCCAGTTTTCCTGGTGTACATCTTCCTCACTATTCTGCAGTACAATTCTCTTGTTGGGATGATAACCTATGAGACAAAGTTTATGGAGCAGCAATTTAATGTATCAGTGGCAAGAGCCATCTTTCTAATTG GTGTGATACTTTTACCCATCACAATCCTGGGAATGTTTCTAGGAGGCTTTCTGATCAAGAAATTCAAACTTCACATAACTGAAATGGCAAAGTTCGCATGCATCACCTTTATAGTAGCGTATTTGTTAAACCTCTTGTACTTTACGTGCAGTTGTGAGGTGCTCCAGGTGGCTGGTTTGACAGCACCCTACTCTGG aTTAAAACATCTCTCCTCCCCCAAAAACAATTTCATGGCCAGTTGCAATGCTGACTGTGGCTGCAAGCTGGATCAGTGGGACCCTGTATGTGGGGATAATGGGATCACTTACATGACAGCCTGCTTTGCTGGATGTAAATCATCAACTGGGATGGGAAAGAATATG GTGTTTCACAATTGCAGCTGTGTGGAAGGACAAGGGCATGGACTTGGCaattcctctgcagttttggGACAATGCCAAAGAGAAAGCTGTACCAAAGCATTTCCCTATTTTTTAGCATTACAGACTGcatgtgcatttattttagcCTTAGGAGGCACTCCTACATACATGATTATGTTTAG atCTGTTTCACCAGACCTGAAATCCTTTGCTGTTGGGATTGAAACTTTAGTTGGTAGAGTACTAG GAGGACTCCCAGCCCCTATTTATTTTGGTGCCTTGATAGATGAGACCTGCTTGAAATGGGGGACAAAAAACTGCGGGGGATCTGGATCTTGCCGGGTATATGACACGAAAGCATTCAG aaatgtcTATCTTGGCCTCATTGCAGGACTACGGGCAGGATGCTGTCTCTTATACATAGTGCTCtctattttaataatgaaacaCTTCAAACCAGATGGCAAAGAGAtgacagatattaaaaatacagaaagatctACCAGTAAAGAACCAGCTACTgccaacaaaaaagaaattcttcctggtGCAAGAACCTCAGAGGAGAGTGAGGAAACTtgtatgtaa